Genomic DNA from Syntrophobacterales bacterium:
CACCATGCCTGCCACTACGGATGGTAGGGCGCCTTCCATGCCTGCCACTACGATGATTACCCGGGCACATTTCAGAACATCAAAATTATTGAACAACCTGTGGATGCCGGCAACACCCACGTCATAGAGCCTCTCAGTCTTATTGCCGAAAAAAGAGGCGGTGACATAGGCTTCTTCCGCGACTTTGGAATCGCTGGTGCCGGCGGAGACCACGAGTATCGTACCATTTCCTTTTATAGTGTCATCCTGCTTTATATAGAAACAGCGTGCATTCTCATTGTAGACTCCCTCAGGAAACTTCTCAAGGATCTTTCTGCCCACCTTTCCATCCACCCTGGTGACAAGAACATCCGTGTCATTTCTTCTCATGGAGTCGACTATATCGAGAATTTGTTTCGTAAACTTCCCTTCCCCGAATACTACCTCCTGGAGCCCTTTCCTGACGGTCCTGTGATAATCAATCTTCGTATGCTTCAGATCTTCAAATGGCATCCCCTTTAAGACGTCATATGCCTCTGCGACAAGAATTTTCCCCTCCCGCACTTTTGTAAGCAGTTCCAAGATCTTTTTATCCATAATAGTCAAGAGCTATTTTTGTTTTGTAT
This window encodes:
- the larB gene encoding nickel pincer cofactor biosynthesis protein LarB, translating into MDKKILELLTKVREGKILVAEAYDVLKGMPFEDLKHTKIDYHRTVRKGLQEVVFGEGKFTKQILDIVDSMRRNDTDVLVTRVDGKVGRKILEKFPEGVYNENARCFYIKQDDTIKGNGTILVVSAGTSDSKVAEEAYVTASFFGNKTERLYDVGVAGIHRLFNNFDVLKCARVIIVVAGMEGALPSVVAGMVGVPVIGVPTSIGYGASFGGLTAMLSMLNSCSTVSVFNIDNGFGAAYFATLINRL